Genomic window (Synechococcus sp. LA31):
AGGTGCCGGTGGAGGATTCAGCAGCCACAGCAGCGGCAACTTCTTCCTTAGGCACACCTTCCTGGCCGGTGCACTTAAAGCAAGCCAGCAGGTCGGTGTCGAGGGGAACGTAATCAGGAGTCCAATACGTGTCGCGGTACTCCTTAACCCCAGCGTCGTACTTCTTAGCCATGGAGGATCTCCGGGTGGGTCGAGGGAAATGAGTCAGAGAATGGAGCGGCCCTCAAGGGCGCGCTTCAGGCCTCAGTCCTTCGAACCAACGAAGCCGGCGCTGCTGTTCAGAGCAGGCTCCACTTCACGGTGGGGGCGAGCAATGATGTGAGCAGCAACCAGGCCATCACCCACGCGCTCGCAGGCATCAGCGCCGGCACGAACGGCAGCGTTCACAGCGCCGGTTTCGCCACGGACGAGCACGGTGACGTAACCGCCGCCCACGAATTCGCGGCCAATCAGGCGCACTTCGGCGGCCTTGGTCATGGCGTCAGCGGCCTCGATCGCGGGCACGAGACCCCGGGTCTCGATCATGCCGAGGGCGATGCCCATGGTTTCGTTAGCCATTACCTGCTCCTGGAGGAGGGGTGGAATGTTCGCCTGCAACCTTGCTCGCCAGCTCAACCTCCCGTCAAGCCATTTGGGGACTCTTCACGATCACTGTCTTCGCTGCCGCTGATAAGCGGCGCTGATCAGTGCGTTACAAACCTTTGGGAATGCTTCTTGTGATCGGCCCAAGACCTCTTGGAATCGTTGTGCTCGGCACTGTTTTTGCCGCTGGGTTGCCTCCGGATCAAAACGGTTCTGCATCGGAGACGAAGCCAACTCCGCCGTAGCGATTCAGCAGCGGCCGCACGCCATCCCGCAGTGGAGCGAGCAGGTCGGGCCTGCAGAACACCACCACGTGAGCATTCGCCCCCACGCCGCTGAACGCCAGGCTTTCCGAGACGGTGCCCCGAGGGCCTTTGCCCGTGACCTGCTTGATCACGGTGTAGCCACT
Coding sequences:
- a CDS encoding BMC domain-containing protein, whose protein sequence is MANETMGIALGMIETRGLVPAIEAADAMTKAAEVRLIGREFVGGGYVTVLVRGETGAVNAAVRAGADACERVGDGLVAAHIIARPHREVEPALNSSAGFVGSKD
- a CDS encoding P-II family nitrogen regulator; protein product: MKRVDLIFSERELEAVLQAIDRAGCSGYTVIKQVTGKGPRGTVSESLAFSGVGANAHVVVFCRPDLLAPLRDGVRPLLNRYGGVGFVSDAEPF